GAATTTCGCGCAGCGAATGACGGCTGAAGGGCACGCCCTTCTAGCCGAGCCGGCCACGCGTCTTGTCAGGAGAAATCCGCTTGCCCCCCGCTACGACCACCGCGACCGAAGCCCACACACAACGCATTGCCCGTTGCGGCTGCCGGCGTCTCAAGCTCACCGTCTCGGGCGAACCGCGCCGCGTCTATCTCTGCGCCTGCAGCGAGTGCCGGCGCGCCACCGGCTCGGTCTTCGCCTGGCGCGCCATCTTCCCGGACAGTGCGATCGTTGCGGTCGAGGGCGAGAGCTCGGTCTGGCGGCGCGGCAGCGATGCCGGCCGCTGGATCGAGCAGGTCTTCTGTCCCGGCTGTGGCGGCCTGGTCTTCATGCGGGCGGAAGCGATGCCGGGCGCGATCTCGGTCTCGGTCGGCAGCTTCGACGATCCCGGCTTCTCGCCGCCGGCCGCGATCCATAACCGGTCGCACCAGCCCGATTGGTATCGCCTCGCCGACGATGTCGCCGAGGGCTGAGTGACCCGGCTCAGCCAGCCGCGCGTGCCTGCCGCGCCGTTTGTGCCCGGCTGAGCAGTAGCTCGCGCTCGCGCCGATTCCGGGTCATCTCGGCGGCGCGGGTGAACTCGGCCTCCGCCTCGCCATGGCGGCCGAGCTTGAGCAGGAAATCGGCGCGCACGCTCGGCAAGAGATGGTAATTCTTCAGCGCCGGAGCGCCGGCGAGCGCATCGACCAGCGCAAGCCCCGCCGCCGGCCCGTCCGCCATCGACACCGCGACAGCCCGGTTGAGCTCGATCACCGGCGATGGCGTCAGCGTGCCGAGCGCGCCGTAAAGCGCCGCGATCCGGCGCCAATCGGTCTCGTCAGCAGTGCGGGCGCGCGCATGGCAGGCGGCGAGCTCGGCTTGCAGGACATAGGGGCTAGGCGTGGCGGAAAGCCTCCGCGCGGTCTCCAGCGCCTTGAGGCCATGGTTGATCAGCAGGCGATCCCAGCGGGCCCGGTTCTGGTCGAGCAGCAGCACCGGCGCGCCATCCGGCCCGATGCGGGCGCGCAGGCGCGAAGCCTGCAACTCCATCAGCGCGACAAGGCCGTGCACCTCGGGTTCCTGCGGCGCGAGACCAGCGAGGATGCGCCCAAGCCGCATCGCCTCCTGGCACAAGGCCGGGCGCACCCAGTCTTCGCCGCCGGTCGCGGCATAGCCCTCGTTGAAGATCAGGTAGACCACCTCGAGCACCGAGGCGAGGCGCTCGCCAAGCTCAGGCCCGTGCGGCACCTCATAGGGCACCCTGGCCTCGGCCAGCGCCTTCTTCGCTCGAACCAGGCGCTGGGCCATGGTCGGCTCCGGCACCAGGAAGGCGCGGGCGATCTCCTCGGTGGTGAGGCCGCCGATCAGGCGCAAGGTGAGCGCAAGCCGCGCCTCGACCGCGAGCACCGGATGGCAGGCGGTGAAGATCAGGCGCAGCAGGTCGTCGCCGAGCTCGTCGTCGAGCGCCTCCTCGATCCCGGCGGTCGGATCGGCCTCCTCGTCGAGATCGCGGCCGATCTCGTCATGCTTGCGCTGCAGCATCTTGGCGCGCCTGAGGCCGTCGAGCGCACGGTGCTTGGCGGCTTGCATCAGCCAGGCGCCGGGATTGCGCGGCACACCCTCGTCCGGCCATTGCTGGAGCGCGGCGACGAGCGCGTCCTGCGCCAGCTCCTCGGCCCGGCCGACATCGCGGGTGACGCGGGCGAGGCCCGCGATCAGCCTGGGGGCCTCGATCCTGAAGACCGTCTCGATCGCGCGGTGTGCATCGCTTGCCGTCATCGGCTGCGATACACACCATCAGCGATCGTCTCTGGCAAGCGGCTCAGCCGTTGTCGCCGACCTCGCTCTTGAGGCGCTTCCAGGCCGCATCGGCTTCGGGCGAGACCGCGTCGCCGAAATCAGCGAAGTCGACGACCGGGCGAATCTCGATCTCGGACGGGCCAGGCATCGGATTGGGGCAGCGCTTGACCCATTCGATCGCCTCGTCGAGCGACTTGCATTCCCAGATCCAGTAGCCGGCGACGAGCTCCTTGGTCTCGGCGAAGGGCCCGTCGACGACGGAGCGCCTGGCGCCGTCGAACTGCACGCGCGCGCCCTTCGCGCTCGGCTGCAGGCCGTCGCCGCCCTTCATGATGCCGGCTTTCACCAGCTCTTCATTGTAGGCCATCATCGCATCGACCAGCTCGCGGGTCGGCGCCGCGCCGGCTTCGCTGTCCTTGGTCGCCTTGACCATCACCATGAAACGCATCGGTCTTCTCCGTTGAGTTGGAGCGGTGCAGGCCTCGCCTCGCACCCCTCCGGATTGAATGGGATATTCGGGCTTTTTGATCGGTCAGCCTGCGCGCTTCGCCGTCTCGGCGCGCAGGCGCTCTTCCTGCTCGCGCAATTCCGGCGTCAGCGCCTCGCCGAAAATCCTCCATCTCGAAGATCGGGCGCAGCTCGATCTCGGTGCCGCCGTCGAAGGGCGCGCGCTTCAGCCACTCGACCGCCTCGTCGAAGGAGCGGACCTGCCAGATCCAGAAGCCGGCCAGCAGTTCCTTGGTCTCGGCGAAGGGGCCGTCGGTGAGCGTCCGCTGCGAGCCAGAGAAGCGCATGCGCAGCCCCTTCGAGCTCGGATGGAGCCCATCCATCGCCAGCATCACGCCGGCCTTCACCAACTCTTCGTTATAGGCGCCCATCTGGGTGAAGAGGTCTTCGCTCGGCATCACGCCGGCTTCGCTGTCCTTGCTGGCCTTGACCAGAACCATCACGCGCATCGGTCTTCTCCTTGAAGCAGAAGGGCAGAGGCGACGCCTCGCGCCGCCCGTTTCGGTTCGATTTGCCTTGGAACGTCAGCCGGTGCGCTTCGCCGTCTCGGCACGCAGGCGCTCCTCCTGCTCGCGCAATTCCGGCGTCAGCGCCTCGCCAAAATCCTCCATCTCGAAGATCGGGCGCAGTTCGATCTCGGTGCCGCCGTCGAAGGGCGCGCGCTTCAGCCATTCGACCGCCTCGTCGAAGGAGCGGACCTGCCAGATCCAGAAGCCGGCGAGCAGCTCCTTGGTCTCGGCGAAGGGGCCGTCGGTGATCGTCCGCTGCGAGCCCGAGAAGCGCATGCGCAACCCCTTCGAACTCGGATGCAGCCCATCGCCCGCCAGCATCACGCCGGCCTTCACCAGCTCTTCATTGTAGGCTCCCATCTGGGTGAGGAGGCCTTCGCTCGGCATCACGCCGGCTTCGCTATCCTTGTCGGCCTTGACCAGAACCATCACGCGCATCGGTCTTCTCCTGTCTGTCGGGGTTGGTTTTGCTTCGGTATGGGGCGGGAGAAATCCCGCCCTCTGTCATCACGTCGAACGAGGAACGCCGCGATCGACAGGCTCCGAAAGAATTTTCAGCCCTTGGCCGCATATTTTTCGCGGCGAGCGATTTCGGCGGCGCTCGGCTCCGCGAATTCGAACGAGCCGGTGGTGACCTCGCCCTCGCGGCGATAGGTCGCCATGAGCACGCCGGTGCTCGAGACGCTGCTCCGGGCGAGCTTGAACGCGGCGGGCATGGCGCCCGAGCCGAACAGGCGCTTGCCCTTGCCGAGCACGACCGGGAAGGTCAGCAGCGTGATCTCGTCGATCAGGTCCTTGGCCAGCAGCGCCTGGATCAGCTCGCTCGAGCCCTGCAGCAGGAGCTTCGGCCCATCCTGCCGCTTCAGCGCCGCGACTTCTGCGGCGGGATCGCCACGCAGCGCGACGGTGTTCTGCCAGGTCAGCGACTGCGGCTCGGAGGTCGCGACATATTTGGTGATCGCGTTGAACTTGACCGCGATCGGATCGTCGCCGGCATAGGGCCAGTGCGCCGCGAAGATGTCGTAGGTCCGGCGCCCGAGCAGCAGGTCGAACTCGTCGGTCAGGACCTTGTCCATCACCTTGCCCATCGCATCGTCCCAATGGTGGAAGGTCCAGCCGCCATGGCTGAAGCCGCCTTGCGGATCCTCCTGCGGGCCGCCTGGTGCCTGCATGACGCCGTCGAGGGACACGAAAGTGGCGGCAACGACTTGTCTCATGATCATTCTCCCGAACTCGCGGGAGCCTCGTCCCGCAGCACGTCTCCGAAGCTCGGGCGGGCGCCGCAATGATCTGCGGCCTTCCGCTGCTTCTTGCTGACACGTCGAACGAGAAAAGCCGGGATCGACAGCCTCCCGAAAAAATCTGCGATCGACTCCTGGCGGAGGACGGCACCCGAATCCTGGCTCGCTCGCCACACCGGTTGAGCCCCGGGGCGAAGCACCCTAACTATCGGGGCGAACGGCGCCCGCGCCGAAACAGCGATCGCTGAAAGAGCTCAGCCATGCCGGCAACCAGACTGGTCGACCGCGGCGTCATCCGCGTCAGCGGCGACGACGCCCGCGATTTCCTCGAGAACATCGTCACCAACGCGATGGAGACCGTCACGGCCGAACGCGCCGGCTATGGCGGACTGCTGACACCGCAAGGCAAGATCATCGGCGATTTCTTCGTCATCGCCGTTCCGGATGCCGAGGGCGGCGGCTTCCTGCTCGACACGCCATTGCTCCAGACCGCCGACCTGATGAAGAAGCTGAAGCTCTACAAGCTGCGCGCCAAGGTCACGCTCGGCGATCTCAGCGAGACGGCGACGGTGATCGCTGCGACCGATGGCGGCAAGCTGCCCGCCGATGCCGGGCTGGTCTATGCCGATCCGCGCGTCCCTGAGCTCGGCGAGCGCGCCATCGTCGACCTGGATGGCGCCGACGAGCTCGTGGATGCCAGTCTGGACGATTACCACGCCCACCGCATCGGCCTCGGCATCCCCGATGGCGGCCGCGACTTCCTCTATGGCGACACCTTCCCGCACGAGGCGCTGTTCGATCAGCTCGGCGGCGTCTCCTTCAAGAAGGGCTGCTATATCGGCCAGGAGGTCGTCTCGCGCATGCAGCATCGCGGCACCGCCCGCTCGCGCGTCGTACCGATCGTCTTCAGCGAGGGCTTGAATCCGGAGGACGGTGTCGAGGCCAGCGCCGGGAGCAAGCTGATCGGCCGCGTCGGTTCCTGTGCCGGCGGCCGCGGCCTTGCTTTGCTCCGGCTCGATCGCGTGGCGGATGCGCTCGCCGCCGGTCACACGCTCGATGCTGGTGGTCTCGCCTTCACGCTGGCGAGCAAGCCGTCCTTCATCCGGTTTCCCTATCCCGGTGAGCCAGAATTCGGAGCGGCAGCATGAGCGGGCGCGAGGCGGTCGAGGGTCCGGACGGCAAATATCGCTGCATCTGGCCGGGGAGCGATCCGCTCTATCTCGCCTATCACGACACCGAATGGGGCGTACCGGAATATGATTCCCGCACGCTCTGGGAAAAGCTGATGCTCGACGGCTTCCAGGCCGGCCTGTCCTGGATCACCATTCTGAGGAAGCGCGACGCCTTCCGCGCCGGCTTCGCCGGTTTCGAGCCGGAAACGGTCGCCCGCTTCGGCGAGGCCGATGTCCAGCGGTTGCTCGCCGATGCCGGCATCGTTCGCCATCGCGGCAAGATCGAGGGCACGATCCGCAATGCGCAGGCCTATCTCAGGCTGAGCGAGAAGGGCCCCTTCACCGAATTTCTCTGGAAGCATCTCGACGGGCGGGTGGTCCAGAATAGCTTCCGGACCCATGAGGGCGTGCCGGCCGAGACCGCGGTGTCGAAGGCGATCTCCAAGGAACTCAAAGCCGCCGGCTTCACCTTCTGCGGCCCGACCATCGTCTATGCGGTGATGCAGGCCTGCGGCATGGTCAACGACCATCTCACCGGCTGCTTCCGCTGGCAGGAATGCGCGGCGCTGGCGCGCGACACGCGCCCCGCCGCCTGATGGCGAAGCTGCCTGTCCCGCCGCGCGCCTGGCAGCGCATGCTTTCGGGCCGGCGGCTCGACCTGCTCGATCCTTCCCCGCTCGATGTCGAGATCGAGGACATCGCCCACGGCCTTGCCCGCGTCGCCCGCTGGAACGGCCAGACGCGCGGCGCCCATTCCTTCTCGGTGGCGCAGCACAGCCTCCTGGTCGAGGCGATCGCCGGCCATCTCAATCCGGACTGGCCGCGCGAGTGGCGGCTGATGGCGCTGCTGCACGATGCACCAGAATACGTCATCGGCGACATGATCTCGCCGTTCAAGGCAGTGATGGGCGACGCCTACAAGGGCGTCGAACTGCGCCTGCTGGCGGCGATCCATCTGCGTTTCGGCTTGCCGGCCGCAACGCCGGCGGCGCTCAAGCGCAAGACCAAGGACGCCGACAAGATATCGGCCTTCCTCGAAGCGACCGAGCTCGCCGG
This sequence is a window from Bosea vestrisii. Protein-coding genes within it:
- a CDS encoding GFA family protein gives rise to the protein MPPATTTATEAHTQRIARCGCRRLKLTVSGEPRRVYLCACSECRRATGSVFAWRAIFPDSAIVAVEGESSVWRRGSDAGRWIEQVFCPGCGGLVFMRAEAMPGAISVSVGSFDDPGFSPPAAIHNRSHQPDWYRLADDVAEG
- a CDS encoding RNA polymerase sigma factor; translation: MTASDAHRAIETVFRIEAPRLIAGLARVTRDVGRAEELAQDALVAALQQWPDEGVPRNPGAWLMQAAKHRALDGLRRAKMLQRKHDEIGRDLDEEADPTAGIEEALDDELGDDLLRLIFTACHPVLAVEARLALTLRLIGGLTTEEIARAFLVPEPTMAQRLVRAKKALAEARVPYEVPHGPELGERLASVLEVVYLIFNEGYAATGGEDWVRPALCQEAMRLGRILAGLAPQEPEVHGLVALMELQASRLRARIGPDGAPVLLLDQNRARWDRLLINHGLKALETARRLSATPSPYVLQAELAACHARARTADETDWRRIAALYGALGTLTPSPVIELNRAVAVSMADGPAAGLALVDALAGAPALKNYHLLPSVRADFLLKLGRHGEAEAEFTRAAEMTRNRRERELLLSRAQTARQARAAG
- a CDS encoding YciI family protein, translated to MRFMVMVKATKDSEAGAAPTRELVDAMMAYNEELVKAGIMKGGDGLQPSAKGARVQFDGARRSVVDGPFAETKELVAGYWIWECKSLDEAIEWVKRCPNPMPGPSEIEIRPVVDFADFGDAVSPEADAAWKRLKSEVGDNG
- a CDS encoding YciI family protein, which gives rise to MRVMVLVKASKDSEAGVMPSEDLFTQMGAYNEELVKAGVMLAMDGLHPSSKGLRMRFSGSQRTLTDGPFAETKELLAGFWIWQVRSFDEAVEWLKRAPFDGGTEIELRPIFEMEDFRRGADAGIARAGRAPARRDGEARRLTDQKARISHSIRRGARRGLHRSNSTEKTDAFHGDGQGDQGQRSRRGADPRAGRCDDGLQ
- a CDS encoding YciI family protein, translated to MRVMVLVKADKDSEAGVMPSEGLLTQMGAYNEELVKAGVMLAGDGLHPSSKGLRMRFSGSQRTITDGPFAETKELLAGFWIWQVRSFDEAVEWLKRAPFDGGTEIELRPIFEMEDFGEALTPELREQEERLRAETAKRTG
- a CDS encoding dihydrofolate reductase family protein, which produces MRQVVAATFVSLDGVMQAPGGPQEDPQGGFSHGGWTFHHWDDAMGKVMDKVLTDEFDLLLGRRTYDIFAAHWPYAGDDPIAVKFNAITKYVATSEPQSLTWQNTVALRGDPAAEVAALKRQDGPKLLLQGSSELIQALLAKDLIDEITLLTFPVVLGKGKRLFGSGAMPAAFKLARSSVSSTGVLMATYRREGEVTTGSFEFAEPSAAEIARREKYAAKG
- a CDS encoding YgfZ/GcvT domain-containing protein; protein product: MPATRLVDRGVIRVSGDDARDFLENIVTNAMETVTAERAGYGGLLTPQGKIIGDFFVIAVPDAEGGGFLLDTPLLQTADLMKKLKLYKLRAKVTLGDLSETATVIAATDGGKLPADAGLVYADPRVPELGERAIVDLDGADELVDASLDDYHAHRIGLGIPDGGRDFLYGDTFPHEALFDQLGGVSFKKGCYIGQEVVSRMQHRGTARSRVVPIVFSEGLNPEDGVEASAGSKLIGRVGSCAGGRGLALLRLDRVADALAAGHTLDAGGLAFTLASKPSFIRFPYPGEPEFGAAA
- a CDS encoding DNA-3-methyladenine glycosylase I; the encoded protein is MSGREAVEGPDGKYRCIWPGSDPLYLAYHDTEWGVPEYDSRTLWEKLMLDGFQAGLSWITILRKRDAFRAGFAGFEPETVARFGEADVQRLLADAGIVRHRGKIEGTIRNAQAYLRLSEKGPFTEFLWKHLDGRVVQNSFRTHEGVPAETAVSKAISKELKAAGFTFCGPTIVYAVMQACGMVNDHLTGCFRWQECAALARDTRPAA
- a CDS encoding HD family hydrolase, encoding MAKLPVPPRAWQRMLSGRRLDLLDPSPLDVEIEDIAHGLARVARWNGQTRGAHSFSVAQHSLLVEAIAGHLNPDWPREWRLMALLHDAPEYVIGDMISPFKAVMGDAYKGVELRLLAAIHLRFGLPAATPAALKRKTKDADKISAFLEATELAGFEREEALRFFGRPQALPREVLALLEPQATEQAQAAFLKRFGELTG